A window from Mytilus galloprovincialis chromosome 8, xbMytGall1.hap1.1, whole genome shotgun sequence encodes these proteins:
- the LOC143042147 gene encoding uncharacterized protein LOC143042147, which translates to MGDSWNPSFSDSDSDDNQIYVARDPRKDKHFDRKQELLWNCKGKAGKVGQGKQPLVIAVIGPPGCGKSSFLNTIFAAFSHDHWSEHAKYGEFGRRGKQVTRRLKSFQKKDYYKDRDEYLLPTFLDMTGFEDDDAPLNKELLSIVLCGKLKEGEELHNVIEYGQHFGVNAVKEKYFGGKYFGKIPKQEGMPNLLDYFVIENREEYLRVNRVFVVCSANPDQPLPVNLFEAVTDITNRERDITLYGVLTQADKYKSKDPKVLMREKEFMRALGIPKNRFARIKNYCPDIDPNMTYEDTIIPSLDVPVLRLLRQVLTAEPTDQDYEHRQTKNGKCVPNLSDPCVALIAAVIVALVLFVLFKLFVLFLRI; encoded by the exons atGGGCGATTCCTGGAATCCTAGCTTCTCTGATAGCGATTCGGATGATAATCAGATATATGTTGCCAGAGATCCCagaaaagacaaacattttgATCGTAAACAAGAATTGCTGTGGAATTGCAAGGGAAAAGCCGGTAAAGTAGGACAAGGGAAACAACCACTGGTGATTGCTGTCATTGGACCTCCTGGATGTGGAAAATCGTCATTTCTTAATACCATATTTGCTGCTTTCAGCCATGATCATTGGTCAGAACATGCCAAATATGGAGAATTCGGTAGGAGAGGGAAGCAAGTAACAAGAAGACTAAAAAG TTTCCAAAAGAAAGATTACTACAAAGACAGAGATGAATATCTATTGCCAACGTTTCTTGATATGACAGGATTTGAAGATGACGACGCTCCTTTGAATAAAGAACTTTTAAGCATTGTTTTATGCGGAAAACTGAAAGAAGGAGAAGAACTTCATAATGTTATAGAATATGGACAACATTTTGGTGTAAATGCTGTCAAAGAAAAGTATTTTGGTGGAAAATATTTTGGTAAAATTCCAAAGCAAGAAGGCATGCCGAATCTTTTAGATTATTTCGTCATTGAAAATAGGGAAGAGTATCTTCGAGTGAATAGAGTTTTTGTTGTATGTTCGGCAAACCCAGATCAGCCTTTACCAGTAAATCTGTTTGAAGCCGTCACTGATATAACCAATAGAGAGAGAG ATATTACCTTATATGGTGTACTCACGCAGGCAGACAAATACAAATCTAAAGATCCAAAGGTTTTGATGAGAGAAAAGGAATTCATGAGGGCACTTGGAATTCCAAAGAATCGTTTTGCAAGAATCAAGAATTACTGTCCGGATATAGATCCTAACATGACATACGAAGATACTATTATACCTTCCTTAGATGTACCTGTATTGAGGCTCTTGAGACAG gtTTTGACTGCAGAACCAACAGATCAGGACTATGAGCATCGTCAAACCAAGAACGGGAAATGTGTGCCTAATCTTTCCGACCCATGTGTGGCATTAATAGCAGCAGTAATTGTTGCATtagtattatttgtattatttaaattatttgtgctttttttaagaatataa